Within the Beduinella massiliensis genome, the region CTTCGTGATGGGAGACAACCGCGATCATTCCAACGACAGCCGTAACCCGCAGGTTGGCGCGCTTTCGCGCTCAGCGATCAAGGGACATGTCCAGTTTGTCATCTATCCGTTTGACAACTTCCGCAGGATCGAGGATTAAGCGCGGCCGAGGCGAAGAGGTGGGATGGGCATGACGGATGCGTACCTTGCGCCGCAGGGCCCCACCCCTTCGCGTCCCGCGGAGGAGCAGGAACAGGAGGAACGGCGCGGCGGACGGGAACTGCTCGAGTGGCTGCTTGTCTTCGTCGCGGTGCTGCTCATCGCGGGCTTTGTTCGGGCTTATATCGCCGAGCCCGTGCAGGTGGACGGCCGTTCTATGCTGGAAACGCTGAAGGATGGCGAATACGTGCTCGTCGCCAAGTATCCCTACCTTTTCGACGATCCCAAGCGTTACGACGTCGTGGCCTGTTACTATCCCGGGGATACGCAGAAGCTCAACGTCAAGCGCGTCTTTGGCTTGCCGGGCGAGACGGTCGAGCTGCGCGAGGGCGTGCTCTACGTAGACGGCGAGTACGTGCCGCAGGACATGCTCGAGCACCCGAGGATGGACAACCTGGGGCCCATTACCCTGGCGCCCGGCTACTACTTCGTGATGGGCGACAACCGGCAGAACAGCCGGGACAGCCGCGTGGTCGGGGCCATCGCCCGAGATGCGATTATCGGCCAGGTCGTGCAGGTGATCTACCCGCTCAAGGCCTTCCGATCCGTCGTGTATGAACCAGAGGATGCGTATTAGCGGACGCTCCGAAGCGAGCGCCCGCTATTTCTTTGACCGGGTGCTCCGGGGGAAAGGGGGGACGAGTATGGAGGCGATGGAAGCGCCCATGAACGTCGTGGTGACGATCAACCGCAACTATATACGGCCGCTTTGCGTGATGCTGCGGTCTTTGCTGGACGCGCACACAGGCCGCTTTATCGACGTATACATCCTGCATACGGAGCTCACCGGGGGGGATATCGGCTTCATCCGCGGGACGCTGGGAGAGGGCGGCTATGCGCTGCACCCGGTGTCCGTTTCGCAGGATTTCCTGCAGGATGCCCCGGTGACGTTCCACTTTTCGCGGGAGATGTACTTTCGCATCTTCGCCGCGGGGCTTTTGCCGGACGCACTTTCCCGCGCGCTCTATCTCGACCCGGACATGGTGGTCTTAAGGGACCTCTCGCCGCTGTACGACATGGAGCTTGCGGATCGCTTTTTCGCGGCCGCATGGTCGATTAACGTCGCCGCGGAGATCACCCACAAGCTGCGGCTGCAAATGCCCGTGGAGAGCCGCTACTTCAATTCCGGCGTGCTGCTGATGAATTTGTCGCTGCTGCGGCTGGAGCAGGACGTGGGGGCCGCGCTCTCCTTCATCGAGCAGAACAGGGCGAAGCTTGTGCTGCCCGACCAGGACACGCTCAACGCCCTGTACGGCGGCCGCACCGCGCTGCTGGACCCGTTGGTGTACAACCTGGACATGCGCTACTTCGGCCTGCTCAGCGCCGCCAAGCTGCAGCGCTTCAATCTGGAAACCGTGCGGCGGCAGACCGCGATCGTGCATTACTGCGGGAAAAATAAGCCGTGGGATGAGCATTACCGTGCGCCGCAGGGCGTATTTTACCGGGAAGCGGAAGAACGGACGTTTAACCGCTGATATAAAGAAAGGGGGCAGTCTATGCGCAAGGAAACAAACGGCGCTATCTGGCTGCGGCGGCTGCCGCTGCTGGTGATGTTCGCGCTGATGATCTTCGTGGGCTTCCGCGTAAGAGGCATTACCGTGGACGACGTGCTCAACTATACGCCGCAGAATCTGTGGGCGGCCTCCGCGGTCATGCTCGCGGCGTACGCAGTAGAACCGCTCCTGCTCGTCTTTCCGGTGATGGTGCTCTACTTCGCGACCGGACTAATCCTGCCGCCGGTTTGGGCGGTGACCGTGGGACTCATCGGCATCCTGGTCAGCACGACGGTGCCTTACCTCATCGGCCGATTCTCCTGTACGGACATCGTGGTGCGCCTTATTGAAAAGCACCCCAAGCTGGGACAGGTGCGCGACGCCAACCGCGATAACGACATTCTGCTCGCCTACACGCTGCGCGTGCTGGGCTTCGTTCCCGAGGATCTGGCCAGCCTCTTCATGGGCTCTATCCGCATGAACTATCGTTCGTTTCTGCTGGGCTCCTTCATCGGCATGCTGCCGGGCATGCTGACCGCGACGCTCGTGGGCGTGCAGGTTTCCGGCGAGTTTTCGGCGGGCATGCTGATGGGCATTGCCGCGCTCAACATCGCTTCGTTCGTCTGCGCCTACTTCATCAACAAGCGGAGCCGTGAGAAGCGGAAGGACGCATAGAAAATTCAACAGTGCCCGCGCTGATTCATGGCGCGGGCACTGTTTGGTTCTGTGGGGATTTTTCTGCGTCGGCGGCCTCAAACGACTTCCTGATAAAGCCCGGTCACGTCGTAGGAGATGGTGAAAATGTACTTTAACCCGTCCAGCGTAATCCAGTATTTCAGCGTGTCAAAATACTGCGACGGCTCATCGGTCCCCGCCGCGCCCTTGAATTCCAGCAGTTTTTTCGTTCCAGACAGCGCGGCTTGGGACTTTAGCGGATTCAGGCTGCCTTCGTGGCACTGCATGAGGGTATCTGCGACGTTTTCCGGCACGACGGCGGCCAGGTCGAGATTTGTTTTGCCCAGCGGATCGACGTCCGTATACTTCGCGATCCAGTCCCTGAAGTTTTGATTCAGATAGACGATCTGTTGCTCTTCGTTTCTCAGGCTCAAAAACCCCGGGAAGGTTTCAACGAGGATTTCTTCAAACATCCGTCGGCTTTTCATTTCCCAGTTTGGAATGGCTGAGGCGCCGCTGCGGAGCATGCGCCGCGGCGGCAGAGGAGTCCGCCTTTCAAAAACGGGATATTTGCGGTCGAATGCTTCCTGTGAAATGGGCTTGGTAAAGTAATAGCCCTGGGCGTAGTCGCATCCGATCTCCTGGAGGAAATGGACGTGCTGAATCTCCTCCGCGCCTTCACAGACAATCTGACTTCCCATGGTATGGGCCAGCTCCACCGCGAAAACAATGATGTCCTTTACGTTCTCGTGTTCATCCGCCTCTTGCAGGAACGCTTTATCCAGCTTGATGATTTGCAGCGGCAGCCTGCCCAGCAGATTCAGGCTGGAATAGCCGGATCCAAAATCGTCCATGGCTATGGGGAAACCCTCATCATCCAGCCTGGATAGCGTCTGGAGAACCCCATCCGCAATGTCGTTAAAGGCGCTTTCCGTTACCTCCAGCTCGATGCAGTCGTGCGGGATTTTATACTGCTCCACAAGGGTGTGAAAGGTTTCGTAAAACGCCTGATGATAAAGGGTGACGCGTGAAAAATTGACCGATATGGGGAACAGCTCCTGCCCCTGCTCCCGGCGGCTGTGCAGGTACGCGCAGACCTTTTTCAGCATATAAAAGTCGAGCTCCGCAATCGATCCATTTTCTTCAAAAAGCGGAATAAAGGCGTCGGGATATAGGGTGCCGTGTCCTGGAAGCTCCCACCGTACCAGCGCTTCGGCCCCCACAACGCGCATATCGGATAATTCTACCCGGGGCTGAAGGTACAGTTCAAACTCCTGATTGGACAGGCCGTGGTACAGCTGTTCTTTCAGCCTGCGCTCCAGCCTCAGCTTTTGCAGGAGCTGTTCGTCATACCAGACAAGCGATTTGTGCGCCTGCGTCTTTGCCGTCTTATGGGCCGTGTTTGCTTTGTCCATCACGGTCTTGATCAACTCCCCGTTGTCGAGGATTTGATAAGCCCCAAAGGTAAAATCCATGCCGCCGAACGGGCTTAAAAATTTTTGCGCCTTTACCGCCTGCTCGAGCACGGCTTTCAGTTCGTCGATCAAGGCGTCTTTCTTTTCGGCCAAGAGAATGAAGTCGTCCGCGTCGATGCGCGCGCAGACGTACGCACCCTTCTGCCAATCCACGATTGCATCGGCCAGCACACGCAGCAGTTGATCCCCCTGCGCATAACCGATGGAGTCGTTGACGACCTTGAAATTATTGACGTCGAACTGGACGATCACGAATTTTGTCCGGGCATGCTGGGATAAAAGGTCGGCGGCCACGGATTCAAATCCGGCTCGATTCATAAGCCCGGTCAGCTTATCCGTCGAGGTTGCCGCCTTCAGGGTCTTTTGGTTGCGCTTGTTTACGATCACGAAAGCGGCAACCGAGAGAAGCAGGATCAGAAAGTAAACCGTAATAAAGCTGATGAGTTTCTGATTGGAGTCCTGTTCGGCCTGCAGGACCAGCCGGTCCGCCATCTCAAAGTGTCTTTGGCTCAGGTCATAGAGCTGCCTGTCCGATACGGCCCCGGAGCGCACGGAGTAAATTTCCTCTTTTATGCTTTCCCAAACCAGATTCAGTTCCGTCAGCTGCTGCTGAAATGCCTTGCCGCTGTTTTTCGCAAGCCCGTACGCTCCCTCGCCGGTTCTCAGGTCATAGATGATCCCGTTCAGCCGCGCGATCAGCTCGTCGTCCGGCTGACCGTCCAGCTCCTCTTTGACCAGCCGCTGCGTGGCGCCCCGAACCAGTCCGCTGTAGTTGATGATTCGCGCATCGCCTACATTTCGCCAGAGCATTACGACCAGGAGCAGAACCGCGATAACCCACATGCCGGTATAAAGCTGGAACCCTCGTTTTGTTCTCATCGTCTGCGCCACGTCTCCTCATTTGTTTGGTTGCCGCGTCCCGATCCACAGCAACAATTTGGCGGTTTTTACAATATTATATCAATTATAACGCCGCTCCTCGTACAAAGCAACTGAATTTATGCGATGTACTGCCCTTTTGTGAGATCGTATGGACGGGCCCATGTCGCGCCCTTCGGCGTCCCAATGAAGAAAGCCGCCCCATCGGGCGGCTCAGACCATCAACAAAGTATCGTCTTGTAAAAGGGCATGCGTGAAGGGGAGACCATCTCTTGCGTCGCCTTTGCGGCGAGAAATAGGCTTTGTACGCGGGGCGTCTTTTTAAGGCTTCTCCTGCACGGTGAGCGGAATGCCCGCCTCTTCTATCATCCAGGCGTTGATCTCCTCCTCCGTCATGGCGGAGATTTGCCCGGGCTCGAGACGGCGGAGGACGTACCACTCGTCGTAATCGACCACGCGCAGCTCAAGATCCTCCGGCAGGCCGTAAAATGCCTTGAAAAACACGTGCGTCAGCTGCGAATCGCCCGGCGTCGCAGCCCAGGTGTAGGGCCGCTCATAGGGCAGGTGCGGCAGATAGGCGAAGGAGGCGCCCGATTGCGCCTGCGTCCGCACATAGTCTGCGCGCTCACGGCTGACCGAGAAATCCTTGCCGTAAATGCTGAAGAGGAAGCAGAAGACCACGCACAGCACCGCGCAAAGGGACGCGCGCAGGCGAGGAAGCAGCGTCAGCATACCTGCCTCGGCGAGCAGGTCGAGCGTAAAGGCGATTTCCAATGCGTACATGGGCAGAAAGTTGCGCGCGTTCACCGGCCGCACGACGAAGAGCGGTGCGGTGAGCAGGAGAATGCACAGCAGCGTGAAGACCATTCGCCGCCGATGCGGCGCTTCTCCCGCGCAGAGCGCGAGTCCGAAAAGCGCGGCGGCCGCGGCGAGAGAAAGCAGATTTTCAAAGTGCGCGGTGTATGCGGCCAGGGGTGACCAGCCCGGATTTGCCGCGCGCACGCCGAAATAGGCGGCGCACAGCAGGAGCGTCAGCGCGCAAAGGCGGGGAAGTCGCCCGCCGCGCCGCACGGCGAAGACCAGCGCCGTTCCGGTCAGGGACAGCAGCAGCGGCAGATTCCGGTCGAACAAGTGCGGACGGATGCGGGAAGCGTACTCCCCGCTGTAGTAAAGGATGGGGTTTTGCCCGCCCGGCAGCAGAAATGCACGATAGGGATCCTGCGCCGCGCCCACGGCCCGATAGCCGCCGTTTGAAAACATGAGGAGCGTGCCGAGCGCTGCGCCTGCGAAGAAGAGCAGCAGCGCGCCCTGCATCCTGCGCGCGCGCAGCGAGGTGTAGACGAGGACGCCCAGGCTCATCGCGAGCAGGCAGAGGGTTACGTGCTCCATGAACAGGGAGCCGCACAGCCCGAGCGCGAAGAGCGCGGGCGCACGCCGGGGAGGCAGGCGCTTCCCTTCCCAGACGGGCGCCATCAGCGCAATAGAGAGCAGTAGCAGAGCCGTGCCCGCGCCGTAGTTGGCATAGCCCGAAGCCCAGGCCATCGTCTGACCCAGCATGTCCGCGGGCATGCAGAGCAGCAGCGTCAGGGAAAGCAGAACGGCCTCTGCGCTATCCCGCTTTGCCGCGCGCGCGGGCAGGTAGGCGATCAGGAAGAAGCCCGCGCCCACCATCAGCGCCTTGAGGAGCGGCGCGCGCGTGAGCAGCAGCACCAGCAGGTTCCCCAGGTAGCGCCCGTTGTAGTCCGCAAAGCCCTCCGACAGCCGGTCAAGCCCCCCCTGCGTGCCCCAGTCCCAGTCGTCGTCTACGTAGGGCATGAGGGCGGCGAGCAGGATCAGCAGGCACAGCACGAATAGGCAGACAATCGCCATCCTTCGGTTGATTTTGCGCTTGATTTGCATAGAACTCTCCACTTTTGAATAAATAGTTCGGGATAATTGGAAGGTTATCTCCACTTATCTCTTTTTCTTTTTTTCGTTGCTGTCCACCCATACGTTAAAGAGCAGCCCCGCGACGATCAGCAGCGCGCCGAAGACCTTGCCGGCCGTCAGCGGGATGCCGTTCAGCGCGTCCACCACCATGCCCATGAGCACCTGTCCGGTGAAGAGCAGCATCGTCACCAGCACCACGGGCACCCGGGGCAGCACGACGCAGTTGAGCAGCACCACGCATACGCCCAGCGCGCCGCCGAGATAGACGTAGGCGGGCAGACCGGAGAGGCGCGGCACGGTGAGGGATCGCAGAAAGAGCGAGAGCACGAGGGAAGTGGCGAGCCCTGCCGCATAGTTGACGAGCGTGCTGCCCTCGACGGAGATGCGCTTGCCCAGCGCTGCGTTCATGGAGGTCGTCAGCGCGACGAGCGCGCCCGCAGCGATGGAAAGCAGGACGTAGATAGCCATGCTGTATGCCTCCTTACAACGCGTACATCGCGCCGAGCCCCAGCGCCATTAAGGCGAAGCCCGCCAGCTTTTTGGGGTTGAACGCGCGCTTTTCCAT harbors:
- a CDS encoding glycosyltransferase family 8 protein, producing MEAMEAPMNVVVTINRNYIRPLCVMLRSLLDAHTGRFIDVYILHTELTGGDIGFIRGTLGEGGYALHPVSVSQDFLQDAPVTFHFSREMYFRIFAAGLLPDALSRALYLDPDMVVLRDLSPLYDMELADRFFAAAWSINVAAEITHKLRLQMPVESRYFNSGVLLMNLSLLRLEQDVGAALSFIEQNRAKLVLPDQDTLNALYGGRTALLDPLVYNLDMRYFGLLSAAKLQRFNLETVRRQTAIVHYCGKNKPWDEHYRAPQGVFYREAEERTFNR
- a CDS encoding DUF6056 family protein; its protein translation is MQIKRKINRRMAIVCLFVLCLLILLAALMPYVDDDWDWGTQGGLDRLSEGFADYNGRYLGNLLVLLLTRAPLLKALMVGAGFFLIAYLPARAAKRDSAEAVLLSLTLLLCMPADMLGQTMAWASGYANYGAGTALLLLSIALMAPVWEGKRLPPRRAPALFALGLCGSLFMEHVTLCLLAMSLGVLVYTSLRARRMQGALLLFFAGAALGTLLMFSNGGYRAVGAAQDPYRAFLLPGGQNPILYYSGEYASRIRPHLFDRNLPLLLSLTGTALVFAVRRGGRLPRLCALTLLLCAAYFGVRAANPGWSPLAAYTAHFENLLSLAAAAALFGLALCAGEAPHRRRMVFTLLCILLLTAPLFVVRPVNARNFLPMYALEIAFTLDLLAEAGMLTLLPRLRASLCAVLCVVFCFLFSIYGKDFSVSRERADYVRTQAQSGASFAYLPHLPYERPYTWAATPGDSQLTHVFFKAFYGLPEDLELRVVDYDEWYVLRRLEPGQISAMTEEEINAWMIEEAGIPLTVQEKP
- a CDS encoding VTT domain-containing protein — its product is MRKETNGAIWLRRLPLLVMFALMIFVGFRVRGITVDDVLNYTPQNLWAASAVMLAAYAVEPLLLVFPVMVLYFATGLILPPVWAVTVGLIGILVSTTVPYLIGRFSCTDIVVRLIEKHPKLGQVRDANRDNDILLAYTLRVLGFVPEDLASLFMGSIRMNYRSFLLGSFIGMLPGMLTATLVGVQVSGEFSAGMLMGIAALNIASFVCAYFINKRSREKRKDA
- a CDS encoding DMT family transporter; its protein translation is MAIYVLLSIAAGALVALTTSMNAALGKRISVEGSTLVNYAAGLATSLVLSLFLRSLTVPRLSGLPAYVYLGGALGVCVVLLNCVVLPRVPVVLVTMLLFTGQVLMGMVVDALNGIPLTAGKVFGALLIVAGLLFNVWVDSNEKKKKR
- the lepB gene encoding signal peptidase I, whose translation is MTDAYLAPQGPTPSRPAEEQEQEERRGGRELLEWLLVFVAVLLIAGFVRAYIAEPVQVDGRSMLETLKDGEYVLVAKYPYLFDDPKRYDVVACYYPGDTQKLNVKRVFGLPGETVELREGVLYVDGEYVPQDMLEHPRMDNLGPITLAPGYYFVMGDNRQNSRDSRVVGAIARDAIIGQVVQVIYPLKAFRSVVYEPEDAY
- a CDS encoding EAL domain-containing protein; translated protein: MRTKRGFQLYTGMWVIAVLLLVVMLWRNVGDARIINYSGLVRGATQRLVKEELDGQPDDELIARLNGIIYDLRTGEGAYGLAKNSGKAFQQQLTELNLVWESIKEEIYSVRSGAVSDRQLYDLSQRHFEMADRLVLQAEQDSNQKLISFITVYFLILLLSVAAFVIVNKRNQKTLKAATSTDKLTGLMNRAGFESVAADLLSQHARTKFVIVQFDVNNFKVVNDSIGYAQGDQLLRVLADAIVDWQKGAYVCARIDADDFILLAEKKDALIDELKAVLEQAVKAQKFLSPFGGMDFTFGAYQILDNGELIKTVMDKANTAHKTAKTQAHKSLVWYDEQLLQKLRLERRLKEQLYHGLSNQEFELYLQPRVELSDMRVVGAEALVRWELPGHGTLYPDAFIPLFEENGSIAELDFYMLKKVCAYLHSRREQGQELFPISVNFSRVTLYHQAFYETFHTLVEQYKIPHDCIELEVTESAFNDIADGVLQTLSRLDDEGFPIAMDDFGSGYSSLNLLGRLPLQIIKLDKAFLQEADEHENVKDIIVFAVELAHTMGSQIVCEGAEEIQHVHFLQEIGCDYAQGYYFTKPISQEAFDRKYPVFERRTPLPPRRMLRSGASAIPNWEMKSRRMFEEILVETFPGFLSLRNEEQQIVYLNQNFRDWIAKYTDVDPLGKTNLDLAAVVPENVADTLMQCHEGSLNPLKSQAALSGTKKLLEFKGAAGTDEPSQYFDTLKYWITLDGLKYIFTISYDVTGLYQEVV